From Conger conger unplaced genomic scaffold, fConCon1.1 SCAFFOLD_211, whole genome shotgun sequence:
TTCCACTCTGGATAATGTATGGCTTAATTGAACTCAATTAACCCGGCGTTAATGAACGTTACCCTTCAACAGTTCCCCGTGTAATACCCTCCACGCCGAAGTGGCAAATGACGTGCTTACGGAAAATTAATTACATCATCAATCAGTATTTATCTGGCAATcgcacaaaaaataataacgATAATAGATGTCATATAGCCTTCGTGGGATGATACAGTCAATTTCCCTCCCACGTGTGAAGTTATACGTTTACTTTAATTCATTTCAGAGGGAACAGGGTGCAGCATTTGATATTAAAGTCGGAAAATTAACTTAGTGCGGTTACTGTACCTAGAAACAAACgggaacaaacacacaacaggaCTCCACTGAAGTCCCAAGTGGTTTTGGCTTTggctgagaaaattgagaaagttgagtagGAGTTTactaggggctcaaaacaatagtgcagcagccattttgattggttgaaaaggaaAACGAGGATTTTCCGCTAGTTACGTTTGAGTGCCACTGTTGggcctgaaagggttaattaaTTTCAGCGGGACaatttacagtatttaatgTCAAGGTCAGAAAATTAACTCGGTCCAGTTAGCTGGAAGCAAAACGAAGAAGGAAACACAACAGCGGACAACATTAAAGGCTTTCCGTAACGAATGCAAATCCAAGCGCGGTtacagactgcagtgtttaCACTACAGTGTGCGTGTCTAATTCCCGGCCGGTGTGAAAGTGTGAAGTCGTGTCGCCTCTCTGTAacgcctctctccccttcccccctccagTGCGGCTGAGGAGAGACCGCCTGTCCCTGATCGAGGAGTGCTTCGCCGCCTGCCCCACGGCCTACAGGCAGTCCACCGTCCTGCTGGGCCTGGCGGGTCTGCTCCGCGTGGCAGGTAACGTGTGGCGTGTGAATATCCATCCGCCGCGCTGCTGCTCCCTccgacacactgacacatttacccgccccgccccgccccgaccCCCGCGGACAAGTCTGGCCCCCCGACCGGTGACCCCGAAAGAGTCTGACatctgtggggggagggggggggagaaaagagagaaagcgagaggaaTTTgttttggagagagagagagagatagagatatagagagagagagacacagacacagacacagactcagtcagagagagagcgagagacgcagacagagacgcagagagagaaagagagagaaagagagagaaagagagagagagagagagagagagagagagagagagagagagggagagacagacacagactcagtcagagagagagagagagagagcaagagacgcagacacagagagagagggagagggagggagagagagagagagagagtaagagagagagagggagagagagagcgagagacggagagagagagagagagagagaaagagagagagagagagacacagacacagactcagtcagagagagagcgagagacgcagacagagacgcagagagagaaagagaaagagagagagagagagagagagagagagagagagatatagagagagagagacacagacacagactcagtcagagagagagcgagagacgcagacagagacgcagagagagagagagagagagagagagagacacagactcagtcagagagagagagagagagagagagagagagagagagagagagggagggagggaattcTCCATGCTGCCGGCTGCCTGCTCGCTCGGTCTGTAGGGCCTTCCCTTGCACCATGCGGCCAATCAGGCGTCACGGGCGGGTGCCACGgcaacacagagcagagcagggagaaGCCGCAATCCCACGCTCCACCTGTGGGGGCAGCGTTGCACATTTACGGTTCTCCTATAGCAGGGCTGGACAgttcctgtcctggagggccagtgtgtatgcaggctttGGTTTCCACCAGTTGCTGTACACGCCAGCACTGGTTCTCTTGGAGATTAGATTCCAGTAAATAGTTTCATATTGGTACACAAGATtagtcttcagctgtcattcatgcacttATGAAGGAAATAGTACCTAACATGTCAGTTGGGGTAAATgtgctaattaagtaattaagatcAGAAATTGGCGTGAAAACCAGGGGCAGATAAGACCCTCACCTGTCCTATACTCTGTTGGGTGTGTGATGGGAAATATCTGTGGCCGTTCAACACCCAACCCTCATCCATTACCAGTAGAAGCTCtgggcttgatacggtgctcaATACTGTCTGGTTTTCACGTAAACTAAGCAGTAGATTCGCTTTAGTGGGAGGAAAATGGCGAGTATTGTTGGGCTGAACGGCCTGTTCACGTAATTATGTTTATGTTATATTTgcgtcatgtcatgttacgttgaATACAACGCTGATCCGGGATTAGCGCTCCCCAGCTAAAGCAAAAGGTTCTCACAACGTTGCTGCCATGTAagggcaatgttataacattcgcagaacattccagtaacGTAATGAGAACACTTTGCGTCCGCTACCTTTCCGTGGCTTCCGCGGCCGCCCGTTGGCAGGTGGAGGGGGGATTAGCCGCGCTCAGCCCTCCCGGATCTGAACCCCCCCGAAGGCCCCCAAGCGGGCCCTTTCCCTGCCAGAACGAAAGATCGGCAAACACGGGGCGGCTCCCCGATTCCGCAGGGTTCCCGGAAGCCTCCTCCGAAAAATCCCGGGGATTGTGTCCGctggctttgttgtttgtttatctcCTCCTGTCAGAGAGAGGCTAAGTGAGATGGCAGCCAAAGTCAAACTGAAGCCCCAATATCCTCACGCGTCACAGATATTTATACAACCAGATAACAATCTATGAAGGTTGCCTGCCTCTGTTGTATCGTATGTGTTTCCACGCCGGATAAAATGCATTAATGTACGTGCGGATGGTTATAAAGATCGTACTTTTCCACGCAACGTGCGCGTTTTATAAACCGTTATCAGACTTTCCCTGCTGCCTGTGATACGTATCAATTTTCTTAGCCGTTTCCCAGACAGAAAGTATGTTACATTTCAAGCCTATTTTGAGCCTATTTTGCTTAAGTTAGCGAAGCGTGCTTTCCGCATGAAAGCTAATATGATCCGTCTCTCCGGTGGCTTTAGCCATTAGCCTGGAAGCCAATTTATTATTACTGTAAATGGCAGTGTTTGCCCAGAGTGGTTGAGCATTATGATTTCCTTAACCGCTGCGGTTCTTTCTCCCGGTGAGAGAGACCACTCTCCAACAAAGAAATATGAAGTAAAAGATTCATTACGGCAGCAACGAGCCAACAGGGCTCCGAGCTACGAATGCtaagccgccattttgtttttctttcgaATTCCCAGGTGACGATGAACCCAAAAGGAAGGGCCAGGTGTTGACCCTCCTTGCAGAACAGGCTCTCCAGCGCCATGACTACAAGGCCTCCTACATCCACTGCCAGGACCTTATGGCCACAGGTACAGAACTGCATTTTGGGATTATTACTGTCCAGCAGGTTTGGATTCCTGGTGTTGCAGGTATCGCTCTGATCATTTTGAGAATGATAGCTGTGCTGCTCGTTTCTCCTTCTACACCAATGGCTGGTCAGAAGCTCAACAGTGTGTGATATGTTAAAGATAGACTTGTTATATTAGAACTTTTTTTCATATGTTGAATGATTCATTGACATAATGTCTAGATGTGCGGTATTGGACAGGTGTTCTTTTGTAATTTTCTGTTCATATATACGTCTTTGGTGTGGTTTCGTCAGACCCAACAGAAGTCGATGGAAATTTGAGTTATGCTGAAGAGCCTAACATTGCAACACTGTTACAAATGTCTTGATTACACGTTGAGCAAATTCCCTCCATTACGGGAGCGGGGCTGTAAGATGGTTTCCCGATGAGGATTCCTCTGTGGGTCGGGCTTTGTACCGCGGAGATAACGGgggagaatgtgtgtatgtgtgtgtgtgtgtgtgtgtgtgtgcgtgtgcgtgactCTCTGATCATAGGCGTAATTGGCCTCCGCGGATGATTTCAAGTCGCTTTGAATACGTCTTGCGCGCTCCCCGGTCTAATTGCTATCAGCCTGCATTTACGGCAGCGTCTGAGGGACAGATAGCGGCTAACGGAAGAAaccggtggtggtggtggtggtggggggggtgtgtgactGGTGTATGACAGCGTGATAAATGGGTTGTACCACAAACAGATGGGTGTGGGGGGATACGCAGTCGTCTGTCTGCAGCAGCGTCCAGCACTACGCCAGTGCTTTAACGACACGGCTCTGCGGCTAAGTGGCTCTCAGGCTGGCCGAGATAGCGCACAGGTCTGGCTCACAGGTCGCCAGAGTGGACTcgctgtcctgtgtgtgtgataaacTTTCCGCTGGATCTGTTCCCCCTGCTGAAGTACCCGACGGGGGGGGGGCCCGGCGCCTTTGAGGGGGACCCATGGggtatttcattacattacattacattacgtggcatttatcacaggggcagcctgtagcctagcggctaaggtacatgactgggagccggaaggttgttggttcaagccccagtgtggccacgataggatcagtgcagctgctgggcccttgagcaaggcccttaaccctgcattgctccagggaaaattgtctcctgcttagtctaattaacacACTTTAagacactttggataaaagcatcagctaaattgcatattattattattattattgttattgttattgttattattatcataattattattatcattattattgttaatagcGGGCGTTCTGGTCTCCCCAGGTTACGGTGCGGGGTGGCACGTGTGCTGTCAGTTGGGCCAGTGTGAGGGGTACCAGGACCTGCAGCCCCGCCAGGAGCTCATGGCCTTCGCCCTCACGCACTGCCCCCCCGCCAGCATCCAGAGCCTGCTGGCCTCCAGCAGCTCCCTGCAGACACAGGTGGGCTCCCTGACCCGACAGGAAACGCACAGAGCGCagacaggaaacacacagagcacatacaggaaacacacagagcacatacaggaaacacacagagcacatacaggaaacacacacaggaaacacacagagcacatacaGGAAAcgcacacaggaaacacacagagcacatacaggaaacacacagagcacatacaggaaacacacacaggaaacgcacacaggaaacacacaggaaacacacagagcacatacaGGAAAcgcacacaggaaacacacagagcacatgcaggaaacacacacatgaaacacacagagcacatacaggaaacacacaggaaacacacagagcacatacaggaaacacacacatgaaacacacagagcacatacaggaaacacacacaggaaacacacagagcacatacaggaaacacacacatgaaacacacagagcacatacaggaaacacacacaggaaacacacagagcacatacaggaaacacacacatgaaacacacaggaaacacacagagcacatacaggaaacacacacaggaaacacgcAGAGCACAGACGGTGAACATGaaacacagcagaaacacacacagagcacatacagaaaacaaacagggacacagcgcagaaacacacagagacacagcaggaaACACTTAGAGATACAGAGCAAACATTGCTGCAGGACATACAAAGGGTTACTCTGTACCACTTAATCACCATCACACTTTGCCAGCTCAAGTGAATGCCGTCTGAACAAGTgcacagaaaatacataaacactGCTTGTGTCATTCCTGTCATTTGAAGAACACTTTGAGTGATGATCACCTACTTGTGTGCTGGGATTAGAATGAAAAacatcattcatatttatagagAAGCAACCAAATGACacatttatgaaaactttaCAAGTGTTGTTACAAATGCATagatttatgtacagtatatatttaaatgttttgttggtttttaaacgctcaattttaaatgttcaatttacactcacgcacacacacacgcacacacccacacccacacacacccacccacacacacacaaacgcagaatATTTTTTCCTTACTCTCAAAATAGCTTTGATGTTGTGATTTCTAGGAAACCATCTTATGGCTGCCAGAACTGTGAAGGCAGAAAAAGTGTGATGACATTGCCGATAGCAAGGCTTTTAGTGCTTCCCTTCCGGAGATTTACCTGCAGTCCTGTCGCGCTCAGGGGAAAAGACGTTGGGAATAATTCAGGCCTCGCTATAATGGAGAGCCTTACGAGATATATTCAGATGTAGCTGTTTCCTTTGTATCTCCTTTGACAAATATGACCGGCATGAAACATGAactgatgaaaaaaataaataaataacactttaGAATGCTTTGCCGTTATTATTGTGAAGCAGGGCTGCCGGATGAAACTCCCAGAACAAAATCGTAcagtgttattattatattaatcaCAATCCTGGTTataccccccccgcccccacctccacccccacagatggcagccatcttgagcAGCGCAGAGCCTTCATATATTAGCTGAGTGCTCTCCTGTGTGGGACTGGCTGCTGTCGTGTGTCCTAGCAGGCGAGATATAGCAAGCGGGGGAGCCATTTTGTAATACTTCACTTTTTTCCAATCTAGACGTTTCCAATTTCCAGCGTTCCCGCCGTTAGGGTGATTTGTTTTTCCGGTCGCCGGGCCGGATCCCAGCGCGCCGATCTGCCGGGCCGCGCGCGGCGCCCGCGATTTATCTCCCGTTTAAATACCCGAATATCTCCAGCTAGGCGCGCGCGCGCTACCTGGGAAATTAGCGGTGCTCAGACATTAGCTAGCCGTGTTTTCCGgcggacaggtgtgtgtgtgtgtgtgtctctctctgtgtgtgtgtgtctgtgtgtgtgtatacaggtgcTTCTGCAGCTGTCCGCCTGGCTTGTGCTGAATGGGGAATGAGGGTGGGGGAGGACGCCGGCGAGAATGTTAAGCAATGAATTCGCGCTAATGGCTCCGGGCAGCCAACTTAGCATGAAAACTCCTAGCGCTGCAGCTTCTCTAGTTGTGCCCCGGGTTTCCATTACCGGACGCTTCGCGAAGGAGCGGAGGGGAAGGAGAACTTAGGATGGTTATGAAAACTGTAGACTTGCAGCACGTGTGCAGTAGAGCTTTCATCGTTCtcattttaatattattgtttacctgcattttttaaaatgctgcCTTCGGGCAAAGCTGTggtccacagaaacacacacacacacacacacacatgcagggtcaacacaacacacatacacacacgtacacatgtgtgcacacactggGATATCAccataacacacatacacacacacacacacacatacacacatccacatatatacacatacacacacacacacacacacacactcacctgcacaaacacacacgcacgcacgcacacccacccacacacaccgacgcacacccacacactcgcacacacacacacacacacacactcacacacgattATCTTGAGACTTACTTCCCCACTGGCCCTGCTAATTGCGTTTGACCGGACCAGTCCATTAACATAAACATAATAACGGTAAGATAGGAAATCAAGCCTCATTGTCATCTCAGAGACAAGAGCTTTAATCAAACGCATTTGAAAAGAGCATGCGGTTAAAGTGCCATTCTTCTTGTTGACATCATCGTATCTGGGCCTCGCCACCAGCTGCGATGAACGGCGGTTTATGAAGGAACTGTAAGTGAAATTGTCGTTTTGGCTGCAATACTgtacttttactttttgttaAAGTATTGTTGGAACTACAAAAGCAAACTGTTTCTTTTGAAAGTGCCAAAAATAACTGGAATAGCATTAGTATgagaaaatgctacagtttcatattatgttgtttttttgttttttttttgacaaaattgattaattaaaaatgtacgAAAATGACAAACCTTTATTTATCTcagtatttaattatattttagtGAGTGATTCAGTCCAAAGCTCCACGTTTCTAAGCAAAGCAAATTTCTAGCA
This genomic window contains:
- the LOC133120287 gene encoding NBAS subunit of NRZ tethering complex-like — translated: CEVVSPLCNASLPFPPPVRLRRDRLSLIEECFAACPTAYRQSTVLLGLAGLLRVAGDDEPKRKGQVLTLLAEQALQRHDYKASYIHCQDLMATGYGAGWHVCCQLGQCEGYQDLQPRQELMAFALTHCPPASIQSLLASSSSLQTQ